GCAGCTACCAAGCCAATGAACAGACCGCAGTAGATTCCCCGCCGCATTGTCCGCCCCCCTCTTGCAGTCATCGCCATCAGCACACACGGCTAGCAAAGAAAGTGTACCCGGCAGGATCCGCAAACACAACGGAAGCCTCAACGGGATACTGAAAAAATTGAGTTAAAGAATGGTTGGTGTCCCCAACGGGATTTGAACCCGTGTTACTGCCTTGAAAGGGCAATGTCCTAGGCCAGGCTAGACGATGGGGACATAGAAACAACGATCGTGGCAAGAACCGCGGGAGTTGTACCACACTCATGAACGCCCTGTCACTACGCCTTTCGCACCTCGGCTCGAGGCCGCTCTAAGCTGTCGGCATCACCTTCCTTACACCGCATACCGACTCTCGATTGAATGTGGTAAACTCGTCCGGCCAACGTCTATGACACTAGCGTTGGCCGGACCGAGAAAGGACGCTGCTATGGTCAGATCTACCCTACATTTGGCCGCCGCTGGCCTCGCAATCCTGCTGACGCTCAGCTTCGGATGTACCCACGATACCTATCAACAGCGAGCCGACATCGTGAAAGACCATGTCGAGGCATTCTACTCACACCTGAAATCTAACCATGTCGAGGCAGCCGTGCGCGAGAACGAGCAAATTGAAGCCATGGCGAGTCAGATGGGGGAGACGGTTCGGAAACGGGCACAGATGCAGGGCACCACACAAGTAGAACGGGAATTTGCCTTGATGAAAACGGCCAATGAAGCGGCGGCGCAAAACTGGCTCGCGCTGGGCCAATATTTCTCGATCAAGAAGCAGCCCGCGCAAGCACGTGCCACCTACCAGAGAATTGTCGATACCTATACTAATCCTACCGACCGTTCATACCGCGAGCAGGCTCAACGGGCGCTGAAAGACCTTGAGATCCTGTCCCCGCCCACGACACACACGCTTCCCTAGCCTTCGGCTCGATATCGCGACCATGCGCTGGACCTATAGATTCCCCACTCTCACTCGATTGTTACTAGGCGGATGGCTGGGCCTCCTGTTGCTCAGCCTCACAGCTCTTCCTGGATGCGTGCGCCGGATTGAAGTTCATCCGATCCCAAGCCATCCAGCAAGTAGTGCTATTCCCCGCTCACTACAGGTGGCGATCAGCAGCTTGACCATTCAAGGCGCCGATCACATGCCGGGCATTACACTCCTGGAGTGGCGCACCTCGGATCTCTCTCGCGCCACAATGGAATACGTCCGCAACCGTGGCACATTCGCATCCGTGTCCGAAGGGTCCGCAGATCTGGTTATGACAGTAACCGCCAGACTAGCAATGATCGCACGGGGCCCCTACGTCTACCATGTCCGCCTCCAGACAAACATGGGAACAACGACAGGATCCATCAAGACCTATGATGTGGAACGATCTGCGACCGGATCCTCTGTGCGGTGGGTTACGGCATCCGATCGCGATCCCATTGAGGCGGCCCTCCAGTTAGCGCTGGAAGACCTCCTCACGAGTATTGAATCGGATCGGTCGTTGTATCTGGTAAAAGAACCGGTCGGAGGCGATAAATCCTAGTCTGGTGCCGCTACAGACAACACAGCCTCTCTCGGCTTCACCCTTATGCAGATTTGGCTTGAATAAACTTTTCCCAAGCCTGCTTGGCCACCGAGGGAGCCGCCTCGGTGTAATCTGGACAATCGAGGCGTAGCGATTGATCCGCCAGCGGAGCATCGATAAATTGACAATGATGGGATGCCGCACTATTGGGATGCGCGTTGGGACTAAAATGCTGACAGGACACGCACATCCGTGCCACGGGAATTTCTCCCTGTAACTGTAAGGCTCGAATCATCTTGACGAGAATGGCAAGAAGGTTGGCCTGCTCCTGCCCTGACAACTGCTGCGTCGCAGCGGCTAATGCTTCCGGCCATCCCGTTCCCACCTGACTGGCCTTCATTCCCTTCGCCGTCAAATGGACGGTCACCACGCGATTATCCGTATCTGATCGGCGGCGACGGACCAACTGCTTCAATTCCAGCGTACGAATCACTTCCGACGCCGTGGGAAGCTTGACCGACAGCTCTTTCGCAATGACCGAGACCATCGCGCAACGATTGGGCTGTGTTCGTAAAAACGACAACACCTGAACTTGCAATGGCCCAACTCCCTGCCGTCCCTGCCGACGCCACGGCCGACTCTTCATTGCCAGGCCAATTTTCGAAAGACCCGTTACCAATCGACCCGGGAGCTCCTCTCGATCAATCTTCATCAAGGGCATGTTATGTTCCTCGCTCAAAGTGTGGGAAACCTACGTATAGTAGCCAGTGTATTGGTTGCATTATTGAGACGTCAAGTCTCCCCCTCGTTTTTCCTAACCCAAAAATCACAACGGTCTCTTTTGATGTATGTTCGTGCGCGTTGACGCAGGATCGACACGGAGGGAGGGGGCATCCTGCCAGGCGCGGATGCCATTCGCAACGTGGTGAGCCGGCTGGGACTCGAACCCAGGGCCCTCGCCTTAAAAGGGCGATGCTCTACCAACTGAGCTACCGGCTCACGATGCGAAATGCTGTCATCCAGCCAGGCGATTGTCAACCCCTGAAGAGTCCAAGGGGCGCCAATCCGGCCGTCTAGGAACGTGGGCGACGTCGGGAACACTTCAACGGATTGCGCAGCGTGACGGTTTCGGTACGCTTGGATCCCGTCGAGATCATATCAATGCGGCAATCCGCCAGCTCTTCAATACGAGCCAGATAACGCTTGGCTTCAGCAGGAAGCTGTTTATACGTG
Above is a window of Nitrospira lenta DNA encoding:
- a CDS encoding MarR family winged helix-turn-helix transcriptional regulator, whose translation is MPLMKIDREELPGRLVTGLSKIGLAMKSRPWRRQGRQGVGPLQVQVLSFLRTQPNRCAMVSVIAKELSVKLPTASEVIRTLELKQLVRRRRSDTDNRVVTVHLTAKGMKASQVGTGWPEALAAATQQLSGQEQANLLAILVKMIRALQLQGEIPVARMCVSCQHFSPNAHPNSAASHHCQFIDAPLADQSLRLDCPDYTEAAPSVAKQAWEKFIQAKSA